The following are encoded together in the Desulfovibrio litoralis DSM 11393 genome:
- the trpB gene encoding tryptophan synthase subunit beta, whose translation MTTQEKHSDGIFGKHGGRYVPKGLEASLDELNAAYNQYKNDPAFQQEFAYYLKTYAGRETPLFFCKNLTEQCGGAKIYLKREDLNHLGAHKINNTLGQILLAKRMGKKRIIAETGAGQHGVASAAVSALMGMKCVVYMGEEDTKRQRANVARMHMMGAEVVPVMEGQRTLKEAVDAAINDYIKNPDTFYLLGSAVGPHPYPLMVRDFQSVIGCETKEQTMEAEGRLPDACIACVGGGSNAIGMFYPFIEDKTVALIGVEPGGIGHKMGEHAATITYGTQGIIHGYSSYVLQDDKGEPASVYSISAGLDYPGVGPEHAMLKDQGRADYVIINDEEAINAFFTLSRSEGILPALESSHALAHALKIAPKMSKDKFIVVCLSGRGDKDLDQMLQYMK comes from the coding sequence ATGACAACCCAAGAAAAACATTCAGACGGAATTTTCGGCAAACATGGCGGACGCTATGTTCCTAAAGGGCTTGAAGCCTCTCTCGATGAACTCAATGCCGCCTATAATCAGTATAAAAACGACCCTGCGTTTCAACAAGAGTTTGCTTATTATCTTAAGACTTATGCAGGGCGTGAAACTCCGCTCTTCTTTTGTAAAAACCTGACGGAACAATGTGGCGGGGCAAAAATTTATCTCAAGCGTGAAGACCTTAACCACCTTGGGGCCCATAAAATCAACAATACGCTTGGGCAAATTCTTTTGGCAAAACGTATGGGCAAAAAGCGTATTATCGCTGAAACGGGAGCAGGACAACACGGCGTTGCCAGTGCCGCCGTATCGGCTCTTATGGGCATGAAATGTGTTGTCTATATGGGCGAAGAAGACACAAAACGCCAACGTGCCAACGTTGCTCGCATGCACATGATGGGGGCGGAGGTTGTTCCGGTTATGGAAGGACAACGCACTCTTAAAGAAGCTGTTGATGCCGCTATCAACGATTATATAAAGAACCCTGATACTTTTTATCTGCTCGGTTCTGCCGTGGGTCCCCACCCTTATCCGCTGATGGTGCGTGATTTTCAGTCTGTTATCGGGTGTGAAACCAAGGAACAAACAATGGAAGCTGAGGGGCGTTTGCCTGATGCTTGTATCGCTTGTGTTGGCGGTGGCTCTAACGCTATTGGTATGTTTTATCCTTTTATAGAGGATAAAACTGTTGCCTTGATTGGTGTAGAACCCGGCGGTATTGGTCATAAAATGGGAGAACACGCTGCTACGATCACTTATGGAACGCAGGGAATAATTCACGGCTATAGTTCTTATGTGTTACAAGATGACAAGGGCGAACCGGCTTCGGTTTATTCCATCTCTGCGGGGCTTGACTACCCCGGAGTTGGTCCTGAACATGCCATGCTCAAAGACCAAGGGCGTGCTGATTATGTGATTATTAATGATGAAGAAGCGATTAATGCCTTTTTTACCCTTTCACGTTCCGAAGGTATTTTGCCCGCCTTAGAATCTTCGCATGCTCTGGCTCATGCCTTAAAAATAGCCCCTAAAATGAGCAAGGATAAGTTTATTGTGGTTTGTCTCTCCGGGCGTGGGGATAAAGACCTCGACCAAATGTTGCAGTATATGAAATAA
- a CDS encoding ArsR/SmtB family transcription factor: protein MNTLNAAKIFEALSSEIRLNIFKLLVKHGDSGLVAGDIAELIGIPSTNLSFHLKALLFAELVFVEQEGRFLRYRANIPLMLNIVGFLTEECCAGQPEKCLAYRQASGISDNILGLCTKKK from the coding sequence ATGAACACTCTGAATGCTGCTAAAATATTTGAAGCTTTGTCTTCTGAAATACGCCTGAATATTTTTAAATTACTTGTCAAACATGGCGATTCCGGGCTTGTTGCCGGAGATATTGCCGAGTTAATCGGCATTCCCTCAACTAACCTTTCGTTTCATTTAAAAGCCTTGTTGTTTGCCGAGCTTGTATTTGTGGAACAAGAAGGGCGTTTTTTGCGTTATCGGGCAAATATTCCTTTAATGTTGAATATCGTTGGCTTTTTAACCGAAGAATGTTGTGCGGGACAGCCGGAAAAGTGCCTTGCTTATCGTCAAGCTAGTGGAATTTCTGATAATATATTAGGTCTTTGCACAAAGAAAAAGTAA
- the fliJ gene encoding flagellar export protein FliJ: MSKFQFNLEQVLKYRVQLEEQASIQHAQAKQAHDIKKAELEELKQLLQNHEKEWSNKIEFSPSELWLARHYETALKEDINITTENVTALYRELERCRNELIKKAQERELLEKLKLKQAERYEYEERQKELKINDETATLRYGIKPV; encoded by the coding sequence ATGTCAAAATTTCAATTTAATTTGGAACAGGTTTTAAAATATCGTGTTCAACTTGAAGAGCAAGCGAGTATTCAACACGCTCAAGCAAAACAAGCACACGATATAAAAAAAGCAGAACTGGAAGAACTTAAACAACTTTTGCAAAACCACGAAAAAGAGTGGTCTAACAAAATAGAGTTTTCTCCCTCCGAATTATGGTTGGCAAGACATTATGAAACAGCCCTTAAAGAAGACATCAACATTACAACAGAAAATGTAACAGCTCTTTATCGTGAGCTGGAAAGATGCAGAAATGAGTTAATCAAAAAGGCTCAAGAACGAGAATTATTGGAAAAACTGAAGTTAAAACAGGCGGAACGTTATGAATATGAAGAAAGACAAAAAGAACTTAAAATCAATGACGAAACAGCAACCTTACGCTATGGCATTAAGCCCGTCTAA
- a CDS encoding MotE family protein, whose product MNMKKDKKNLKSMTKQQPYAMALSPSKLCRWLLLAVFMKLAILTFVFTDLVPNLLKDQGALLNSQSVALTDNNENETLKNSDTKKLIQVNQAVAQTATPASKQTAPKQPAVDSLTKEAMQQRYDDLSRKEQELRAIEKGIDTKLEDLKKLESKLQSMLKEADELKDVRYKHLIDVYSNMKAKQAAEVLQTLDEKIAVKILAGMKGRQAGEILTYVIPAKAARLSESLTKMQMSFE is encoded by the coding sequence ATGAATATGAAGAAAGACAAAAAGAACTTAAAATCAATGACGAAACAGCAACCTTACGCTATGGCATTAAGCCCGTCTAAGCTATGTCGCTGGCTATTATTGGCGGTGTTTATGAAACTTGCCATTTTAACTTTTGTTTTTACTGATCTTGTCCCAAATCTTTTAAAAGATCAGGGGGCTTTATTAAACTCTCAAAGCGTTGCTTTAACGGATAATAATGAAAATGAAACGCTAAAGAACAGCGATACAAAAAAATTGATTCAGGTTAATCAAGCCGTGGCGCAAACAGCCACACCCGCTTCCAAACAGACAGCGCCAAAACAACCGGCTGTCGATTCTTTGACTAAAGAAGCAATGCAACAGCGTTATGACGATTTAAGCAGAAAAGAACAAGAGTTAAGAGCAATCGAAAAGGGTATTGATACTAAACTTGAAGACTTAAAAAAACTTGAATCCAAGCTCCAGAGCATGTTAAAAGAAGCAGACGAGCTTAAAGACGTAAGATATAAACACCTTATTGATGTTTATTCAAATATGAAAGCCAAACAAGCCGCAGAAGTTTTACAAACTCTTGATGAAAAAATTGCAGTCAAAATTTTGGCCGGCATGAAAGGTCGTCAAGCCGGAGAAATCCTAACTTATGTTATTCCGGCTAAAGCTGCACGTCTTTCCGAGTCGTTGACTAAAATGCAGATGAGTTTTGAATAA
- a CDS encoding mechanosensitive ion channel domain-containing protein, producing the protein MFRLESFFYKNKYMFKSLMIFCLMGFVLLSSFSTVFAQTSNSTAPTTTKEEKKEVTQQESVVIDAWTQRIQDLTVILKDLEDKRKELNKELREADTLLKGFQREYQNLFALFQLSRSNPSELDSIAEQFAALRNNLVAGMADIRTLDNNFSQQYDDFSIMQKELSNHLALERTTEATKDIQNSLNTVEQTMKKLGIMRSSLSLVLEPSNDLRTKIDQALQQIREQLPVLWLNFYLTQTGSLLDLSAWTDSLKQLTVWTASLNTFNKFFTPTAGISFNGMFFRFCFSLTLLLCLTYLLYKKVRKEKEDADYSVHYSYIFRYCLPLLSVGFALYFASWHQKAGFYQPGIMLGNLFWLYGESYLAWNLRCIADDIYSDPRSPLSLLLLPVVAGILLMVIGLPGNVLALSWIVILILSYLLRSYYRSSLTLLPNFEGFVLKIEPYIYVISFLASAFGWVHLGIPFFLITVAVFISIQVGLAASSILSIKSRSISREGFEAIYHAILIALGTPLVWIFSIVSLFPWVTALPGSLHLIVSLMERNLSVGEASFSFVRIFSLIFIFYVAHGFLSVAKSFLQNLPSKVPSLERGVVGPLQTGLTYSVWGVFGLFALNAVGMSFTSITVIAGGLSVGIGFGLQALFNNFISGIILIFGRSLLEGDVIQVGEIWGVVQRINIRSTAVRTFENAVIFVPNSDLISKNLVNWTNNDRRIRRDITVTVAYNSDVQLVEELLLKIASEQKGVLHYPAPVVFCQHFGTLGIDFTLRLWVEDIDLMVAVPSAIRFNMKKILHENNVSIPTLSSSLSEL; encoded by the coding sequence ATGTTTAGATTAGAAAGTTTTTTTTATAAAAATAAATATATGTTCAAAAGTTTGATGATTTTTTGTTTGATGGGCTTTGTTTTGTTAAGCTCTTTTTCAACGGTTTTTGCTCAAACGTCAAACTCTACTGCACCTACTACAACCAAGGAAGAAAAAAAAGAAGTAACCCAACAAGAAAGCGTTGTGATTGATGCGTGGACTCAGCGTATTCAAGATTTAACGGTAATTTTAAAAGACCTTGAAGACAAACGCAAAGAACTAAATAAAGAGCTTAGAGAAGCCGATACTTTGTTAAAAGGCTTTCAAAGAGAATATCAAAACCTGTTTGCCTTGTTTCAATTAAGTCGAAGTAATCCGAGCGAACTTGATTCTATTGCCGAACAATTTGCTGCTTTAAGAAACAACCTTGTGGCGGGAATGGCGGATATTAGAACGTTAGACAACAACTTTTCTCAACAATATGATGATTTTTCCATCATGCAAAAAGAATTATCAAATCATCTCGCCCTTGAACGTACAACAGAAGCAACAAAAGATATTCAAAATTCCTTAAATACAGTTGAACAAACCATGAAAAAACTCGGTATTATGCGTTCGAGCCTGTCTTTAGTGCTTGAGCCGAGTAACGATTTGCGTACGAAAATTGATCAAGCTTTACAGCAAATCAGAGAGCAGCTACCTGTTTTATGGTTAAACTTTTATTTAACTCAAACCGGTTCTTTGCTTGATTTAAGCGCTTGGACAGATAGCCTTAAACAACTTACGGTTTGGACGGCATCATTAAATACTTTCAACAAGTTTTTTACCCCTACTGCGGGTATCTCGTTTAACGGTATGTTTTTTCGTTTTTGTTTTTCTTTAACCCTTTTATTGTGTTTAACTTATCTTTTATATAAAAAAGTAAGAAAAGAAAAAGAAGATGCCGACTATAGCGTACATTATTCTTATATTTTCCGTTATTGTCTACCTTTGTTGTCTGTGGGCTTTGCTTTATATTTTGCCTCTTGGCATCAAAAGGCGGGGTTTTATCAACCCGGAATTATGCTTGGCAATTTATTTTGGCTTTACGGAGAATCATACTTAGCGTGGAACTTACGCTGTATTGCCGATGATATTTATAGCGACCCGCGTTCCCCCCTGTCTTTATTGCTCTTACCCGTTGTAGCTGGAATTTTGTTAATGGTAATCGGCTTACCGGGAAATGTCTTGGCGTTGTCGTGGATAGTTATTTTAATTTTATCTTATCTTTTAAGAAGTTATTATCGAAGCTCTTTGACTCTTCTTCCAAACTTTGAAGGTTTTGTTTTAAAAATAGAACCCTATATTTATGTTATTTCTTTTTTAGCTTCGGCTTTTGGCTGGGTACATCTCGGCATTCCCTTCTTTCTTATTACTGTGGCTGTTTTTATAAGTATTCAAGTCGGGTTGGCGGCAAGTAGTATTCTTTCAATAAAAAGTCGCTCAATTTCAAGAGAAGGCTTTGAAGCTATTTACCATGCGATTTTAATTGCCCTTGGAACCCCTTTGGTCTGGATTTTTTCAATAGTCAGCTTGTTCCCTTGGGTAACGGCTCTACCGGGAAGTTTACACCTTATTGTCAGCTTGATGGAAAGAAACTTAAGCGTTGGTGAAGCTTCGTTTAGTTTTGTGCGTATTTTTTCATTGATCTTTATTTTTTATGTTGCTCATGGTTTTTTAAGTGTGGCAAAGTCATTTTTACAAAACTTACCTTCAAAAGTGCCTTCGCTTGAACGTGGAGTTGTAGGTCCCCTGCAAACAGGTCTAACTTATTCTGTTTGGGGAGTTTTCGGCCTTTTTGCTTTAAACGCCGTTGGAATGAGCTTTACCAGTATTACGGTTATTGCCGGGGGCTTGAGCGTTGGTATCGGTTTTGGATTACAGGCTTTGTTTAATAACTTTATTAGTGGAATTATTTTAATTTTCGGGCGTTCTTTACTAGAGGGAGATGTTATTCAAGTTGGAGAGATTTGGGGCGTTGTTCAACGCATAAATATTCGCTCGACAGCGGTAAGAACCTTTGAGAATGCCGTTATTTTTGTTCCAAACTCTGACTTGATTTCAAAAAACTTAGTTAACTGGACAAACAATGATCGCCGTATTCGCCGTGATATTACGGTTACCGTAGCCTATAACAGCGACGTTCAACTCGTAGAAGAGTTATTGTTAAAAATAGCCTCAGAACAAAAAGGCGTTTTACATTACCCGGCTCCCGTTGTTTTTTGTCAACACTTTGGAACGCTTGGAATAGACTTTACTTTGCGCCTTTGGGTTGAAGATATAGACTTGATGGTCGCTGTTCCTTCAGCCATTCGCTTTAACATGAAAAAGATTTTACACGAAAACAATGTTTCAATTCCAACCCTTAGCTCGTCTTTATCGGAATTATAG
- a CDS encoding basic amino acid ABC transporter substrate-binding protein: protein MLKKVFLCLCCVLCFSSVAFAKDQTLIVAHDATWAPMEFASDNKIVGYSVDYIDAVAKEAGFKVDHKAVAWDGIFAGLSSKRYDLISSSVTITPERKANYDFSTPYAQIRQAVIVPINSNIKTAADLKGKTLGAQVSTTGHFAVKKIEGATDKPYDEIGLAMEDLKNGRTDGVVCDDPVAAYYANKRKDFADKLKIAFIMDGLEEYGFVVRKDNKEVLDLVNKGVKAVKEKGIEAELQQKWFGKKL, encoded by the coding sequence ATGCTGAAAAAAGTTTTTCTGTGTTTATGTTGTGTGCTTTGTTTCAGTTCGGTAGCGTTTGCTAAAGATCAAACCTTGATCGTTGCTCATGATGCCACTTGGGCACCTATGGAATTTGCTAGCGACAATAAAATTGTTGGTTATTCCGTCGACTATATTGACGCAGTAGCCAAAGAAGCTGGGTTTAAAGTAGACCATAAAGCAGTAGCCTGGGACGGAATTTTTGCCGGTTTAAGCTCTAAACGTTATGACCTGATCTCTTCTTCCGTAACGATTACCCCTGAACGTAAAGCAAACTATGATTTTAGCACTCCTTATGCTCAAATCCGTCAAGCTGTGATTGTTCCTATTAATTCTAATATTAAAACAGCGGCGGATCTTAAGGGCAAAACCCTTGGGGCACAAGTAAGCACAACCGGACATTTTGCTGTTAAAAAAATTGAAGGTGCTACAGATAAGCCTTATGATGAAATTGGTTTAGCTATGGAAGATTTAAAAAATGGACGTACTGACGGTGTTGTTTGTGATGACCCGGTAGCCGCATATTATGCCAATAAGCGTAAGGACTTTGCTGACAAATTAAAAATTGCGTTTATTATGGACGGATTAGAAGAATATGGCTTTGTTGTCAGAAAAGATAATAAAGAAGTTTTAGACCTAGTTAATAAAGGTGTTAAAGCAGTTAAAGAAAAAGGCATAGAAGCCGAACTACAACAAAAATGGTTTGGTAAAAAGTTATAG
- a CDS encoding amino acid ABC transporter permease produces the protein MLENEVHIKVSDGASIPDPNDTRLITAWSVSFVGAISILAYLAFSSPDIYWRLLKLLPKGLLTAFKITSCSMLCSLPMGLLVGIGRLSKIRIINLIASTYVEVIRGIPLLVQLVFFYYALGRLFLISDFYAAVMALSICYSAYMGEVFRAGISAINTGQTEAARSLGFNRFQTMFLIVLPQAMRTILPPVGNEFIAMLKDTSLVSVLAMTDLLQISKQFANENGLPFEAYATVALVFLIITLIMSKCVSLMEGKLSYYDRK, from the coding sequence ATGTTAGAAAACGAAGTGCATATTAAAGTATCTGATGGAGCTTCCATTCCCGATCCGAATGATACTCGTCTAATAACAGCCTGGTCTGTTTCTTTTGTCGGTGCAATATCCATTTTAGCTTATCTTGCTTTTTCCTCTCCTGATATTTATTGGCGTTTACTTAAACTTTTGCCTAAAGGTTTATTGACAGCGTTTAAGATTACCAGTTGTTCTATGCTTTGTTCTCTCCCTATGGGATTATTAGTGGGGATAGGGCGTTTATCTAAAATAAGAATAATTAATCTGATTGCTTCTACTTATGTTGAGGTCATTCGTGGTATTCCCCTTTTAGTGCAATTAGTATTTTTTTATTATGCTCTTGGACGCTTGTTTTTAATTTCTGATTTTTATGCGGCTGTTATGGCGTTAAGTATTTGTTATAGTGCTTATATGGGCGAAGTATTCAGAGCGGGGATAAGTGCCATAAATACAGGGCAAACCGAAGCCGCCAGATCTCTTGGCTTTAACCGTTTTCAGACTATGTTTTTAATTGTTTTACCACAAGCTATGCGTACTATTTTACCACCCGTTGGAAACGAATTTATCGCCATGCTTAAAGATACTTCTTTGGTTTCTGTTTTGGCGATGACTGATTTACTTCAAATCAGCAAGCAATTTGCTAACGAGAATGGTTTGCCTTTTGAGGCGTATGCTACAGTTGCTTTGGTTTTTTTGATTATTACCTTGATTATGTCTAAATGTGTCAGTTTAATGGAAGGAAAACTTAGCTATTATGACCGAAAGTAA
- a CDS encoding amino acid ABC transporter ATP-binding protein yields MTESNPIIQIKNVYKFFGSLVALKDVSLDIKRGERVVIIGPSGSGKSTLLRSINKLETISQGQIIVEGQDIYDPKNDINILRRDLGMVFQNFNLFPHRTVMDNLTLAPRVLRKIPKKEAEKLALELLTKVGISEKAKVYPAMLSGGQQQRVAIARALAMNPKIMLFDEPTSALDPEMTGEVLDVMVSLAKNTGMTMVVVTHEMGFAREVADRIIFMENGEILEEACPKNFFENPKHPRLQRFLQQIL; encoded by the coding sequence ATGACCGAAAGTAATCCAATAATTCAAATTAAAAACGTCTATAAATTTTTTGGAAGCCTTGTTGCCCTCAAAGACGTGTCTTTAGATATTAAACGTGGCGAACGAGTTGTTATTATCGGTCCGTCCGGCTCAGGGAAAAGTACCCTCTTGCGTTCTATCAATAAACTTGAAACTATTAGTCAAGGGCAAATTATTGTTGAAGGACAAGATATTTATGACCCTAAAAATGATATAAATATTTTACGCCGTGATTTAGGCATGGTCTTTCAAAATTTTAATTTATTCCCCCATCGTACAGTGATGGATAACTTAACGCTTGCCCCCAGAGTTTTACGCAAAATTCCCAAAAAAGAAGCCGAAAAACTGGCTTTGGAACTTTTAACCAAAGTGGGAATAAGCGAAAAGGCAAAAGTTTATCCGGCTATGTTATCGGGCGGACAACAACAAAGAGTGGCGATTGCCCGTGCTTTGGCGATGAACCCGAAAATTATGTTGTTCGACGAACCTACCAGTGCGCTTGACCCTGAGATGACAGGAGAAGTGCTTGACGTTATGGTTTCTTTGGCTAAAAATACAGGCATGACCATGGTGGTTGTAACCCATGAAATGGGCTTTGCTCGTGAAGTCGCCGACCGTATTATCTTTATGGAAAATGGTGAAATATTGGAAGAAGCTTGTCCGAAAAACTTCTTTGAAAACCCAAAACACCCGCGCTTACAACGTTTTTTACAACAAATTTTATAG
- a CDS encoding glutamine synthetase III, which yields MSDRSKGRRKAISQIAGTQPLSLDFDYLKKSVSEQFGSLVFDEKEMQKRLPQDIFLRLQKTMKEGSPLDLSLADIVANAMKEWAVSHGVTHYTHWFQPMTGSSAEKHDSFFDLNKQGKAVIEFSGRNLIKGESDASSFPSGGIRSTFEARGYTAWDARSPVFLKESCGSMTMCIPTAFYSYTGECLDRKTPLLRSLDVISKQSLRILRLFGNNTSTHVKSCLGAEQEYFLVDQQFYLQRPDLVNTGRTLFGAKPPKGQEMADHYYGPIRARILSFMRDIEHQLIRLGVPVKTRHNEAAPAQFELAPIFEEANIATDHNMLIMETLYGTARKHGFVCLLHEKPFRGVNGSGKHCNWSLSDSEGNNLLEPGKTPHENAQFLVFLCAAVRAVYKYSGLLRVGTATAGNDHRLGAHEAPPAILSVYLGSQLNQIVECIISKNEQSNTKGETIQVGVSSLPPLPRDATDRNRTSPFAFTGNKFEFRMVGSSQSTSPAVFLINTVVSESLDEIATILEAEVAKGVKLNEAVQTLLQQMFSEAKPIIFNGDNYSAAWLTEAAKRGLPNYKDTVSALEQFTSEKNIEVLSKYGVLSKREVESRSDVLLANYSTTIRIEAQLVSNIGRTLILPAALEYQKQLADNILSLQNCLGKDCCIAQKQILEKAIAHTNKLLENLDSLDKAILMIEDEVKISRNNPAKNVSALELAKLVRDNLIPLSEACRQEADALELLVDDFLWALPKYRELVWIL from the coding sequence ATGAGTGATCGCAGCAAAGGCAGACGCAAGGCAATATCGCAAATAGCAGGAACACAACCTTTATCGTTAGATTTTGACTATCTAAAAAAATCCGTATCGGAACAATTTGGTTCTTTGGTTTTTGATGAAAAAGAAATGCAAAAACGTTTACCGCAAGATATTTTTTTACGTCTGCAAAAAACCATGAAAGAAGGTTCTCCGCTTGACTTAAGTTTAGCCGATATCGTTGCTAATGCCATGAAAGAATGGGCGGTTTCTCACGGAGTAACCCATTATACCCACTGGTTTCAACCGATGACCGGAAGTTCTGCGGAAAAACACGATTCTTTTTTTGATTTAAACAAACAAGGTAAGGCGGTTATTGAATTTTCCGGTCGTAACCTGATTAAAGGCGAGTCTGACGCTTCGTCGTTTCCCTCCGGTGGTATTCGCTCTACTTTTGAAGCCAGAGGTTACACCGCCTGGGACGCTCGCTCGCCGGTCTTTTTGAAAGAATCATGTGGCAGTATGACCATGTGTATTCCAACGGCTTTTTATTCGTATACCGGAGAATGCCTTGATCGTAAAACTCCGTTGTTACGTTCTTTAGATGTTATTTCCAAACAGTCTTTAAGAATTTTGCGTCTTTTTGGAAACAATACCTCAACGCATGTTAAATCTTGTTTGGGTGCGGAACAAGAATATTTTCTTGTCGACCAACAATTTTATCTTCAAAGACCTGACTTAGTCAATACGGGGCGTACTTTGTTTGGGGCGAAACCGCCAAAAGGTCAAGAAATGGCAGACCATTATTATGGTCCTATTCGTGCCAGAATTTTATCTTTTATGCGTGATATCGAACACCAGCTTATTCGTCTTGGGGTTCCCGTAAAAACAAGACACAACGAAGCCGCTCCGGCACAGTTTGAACTTGCCCCGATTTTTGAAGAAGCAAATATCGCCACAGACCATAATATGTTAATTATGGAAACTTTATATGGCACAGCCCGTAAACACGGTTTTGTTTGTCTTTTACATGAAAAACCTTTTCGCGGAGTAAACGGAAGCGGAAAGCATTGTAACTGGTCTTTATCAGATTCAGAAGGCAATAACCTTTTGGAACCCGGAAAAACTCCACATGAAAATGCTCAATTTCTTGTATTTTTATGTGCTGCCGTGCGTGCCGTCTATAAATATTCGGGATTATTGAGAGTAGGAACAGCCACCGCCGGAAACGACCATAGACTCGGAGCCCACGAAGCCCCGCCGGCAATTTTGTCAGTATATCTTGGTTCTCAATTAAATCAAATAGTTGAATGTATAATTTCAAAAAATGAACAAAGCAATACAAAAGGGGAAACAATACAGGTTGGGGTTAGTTCTCTTCCGCCTTTACCCCGTGATGCAACAGACCGTAACCGAACCTCACCTTTTGCTTTTACCGGAAATAAATTTGAATTCAGAATGGTTGGCTCTTCACAGTCTACTTCTCCGGCAGTCTTTTTAATTAATACCGTCGTTTCTGAAAGCTTAGACGAAATCGCTACTATTCTCGAAGCGGAAGTTGCCAAAGGGGTAAAGCTTAATGAGGCGGTTCAAACCCTGTTGCAACAAATGTTTAGCGAAGCAAAACCCATTATCTTTAACGGCGATAATTACAGTGCGGCGTGGCTTACCGAAGCGGCCAAACGAGGTTTGCCTAATTATAAAGATACGGTTAGTGCCTTAGAACAGTTTACTTCTGAAAAAAATATTGAGGTTTTGTCAAAATATGGAGTTCTGTCAAAGCGTGAAGTAGAGTCAAGAAGTGATGTTCTTTTGGCTAATTATTCTACGACAATTCGCATTGAGGCTCAACTTGTATCAAATATCGGACGCACCTTAATTTTGCCTGCGGCTTTGGAATATCAGAAACAATTGGCTGATAATATCTTAAGCTTGCAAAATTGCCTTGGCAAAGATTGTTGTATTGCCCAGAAACAAATCCTTGAAAAAGCTATTGCTCATACCAATAAGCTTTTGGAAAACCTTGATAGTTTGGATAAAGCCATTTTAATGATCGAAGACGAGGTTAAAATCTCTCGCAACAATCCGGCAAAAAACGTTTCTGCCCTTGAACTTGCCAAGTTAGTAAGAGACAACCTAATTCCTTTATCTGAAGCTTGTCGTCAAGAGGCAGACGCCCTTGAACTTTTGGTAGACGATTTCTTATGGGCATTGCCTAAATATCGTGAACTCGTCTGGATCTTGTAA